In one window of Halomarina pelagica DNA:
- a CDS encoding winged helix-turn-helix transcriptional regulator, protein MTRQRTRIRDHVRTNPGVHFNAVVRNLDLAPGQVQYHLRRLLGQGAVVEARLYGQTHYYPPAYGPWERGALALLRRETARDVVVFLLEAGPASPDAVADAVDIARSTLEWHLDRLTEREIVDKVRDGRRVTLVVARPEATARLLTDLSPSLPERMVSRFARLVDSLLEE, encoded by the coding sequence ATGACACGCCAGCGAACCCGTATCCGGGACCACGTGCGGACCAACCCGGGCGTCCACTTCAACGCCGTCGTCCGGAACCTCGACCTCGCGCCGGGACAGGTCCAGTACCACCTCAGACGGTTGCTCGGTCAGGGGGCGGTCGTCGAGGCGCGCCTCTACGGTCAGACGCACTACTACCCGCCGGCGTACGGGCCGTGGGAGCGCGGCGCGCTCGCCCTCCTGCGCCGCGAGACGGCCCGGGACGTCGTCGTCTTCCTGCTCGAGGCCGGTCCCGCGTCGCCCGACGCGGTCGCGGACGCGGTCGACATCGCCCGGAGTACGCTGGAGTGGCACCTCGACCGTCTCACGGAGCGCGAAATCGTAGACAAGGTCCGGGACGGCCGTCGGGTCACGCTCGTCGTCGCCCGGCCGGAGGCGACGGCGCGCCTGCTCACCGACCTGTCCCCGTCGCTCCCCGAGCGGATGGTCAGCCGGTTCGCGCGACTCGTGGACTCCCTCCTCGAGGAGTAG
- a CDS encoding Nramp family divalent metal transporter, whose amino-acid sequence MTSNPPNRSTEESEESEESDAGDRSDADDADGTTPDGTDRSDGGGGIAASDVYASDAGSEYRGSVYVPVAYDNLETAPDGDEYPDRGTGGRFRLLDLPKVPEVSHVVGPSAIMLGASLGSGETLFWPLLVAQHGWALYWAFFVGVLTQFVVNTEIQRWTLATGESIFRAYDRVHPYWPWFFLVAGFVSLGWPGWAASAAKIGAAGLALGHYRLPGVGVTLVGWRTLGVLLMAFIWLTYQLTPLVYNVVERFQIVLVALAIAFALLLFVVVAPTDELAAIPTAAVGVGTLPPDRDIAVFLGGLAYAGAGGYLNLSQSLWVREKGYGMGRYQGRVKNPLIGDDPEPVQRDGFFFRPTRTNVARWREWWRVARLEHLLTFVLGLLVGATALMAVARAFAAGTDASGVDMWLLQIAPAVGGLGRALIYVVLFLALFTTEFAIVESFVRNSADIVYESYGRTAGWSLPRIFWVLLTVFAGWGVLILVLPVPVEDPFSLLVVGGAMSGLMMWPYIVLTQVINVTRLPEPVRPGWPRVVAMWWAAAFFGYFSVLLVDRTIAATFDTVAFHASVTVVGSAPGGYLLWLAFSLVQGYTVVRTAGHKLRSQGTVDGAAARGRSR is encoded by the coding sequence ATGACCTCGAACCCACCGAACCGATCGACCGAGGAGAGCGAGGAGAGCGAGGAGAGCGACGCGGGCGACAGGAGCGACGCGGACGATGCCGACGGGACGACCCCGGACGGGACCGACCGTAGCGACGGGGGTGGCGGGATCGCGGCGTCGGACGTCTACGCCTCCGACGCCGGATCGGAGTACCGCGGTTCGGTGTACGTTCCCGTCGCCTACGACAACCTGGAGACCGCCCCCGACGGCGACGAGTACCCGGATCGGGGGACCGGCGGCCGCTTTCGCCTCCTCGACCTCCCGAAGGTCCCCGAGGTGAGTCACGTCGTCGGGCCGAGCGCCATCATGCTCGGCGCGTCGCTCGGCAGCGGCGAGACGCTGTTCTGGCCGCTGCTCGTCGCCCAGCACGGGTGGGCGCTCTACTGGGCGTTCTTCGTCGGCGTGCTGACCCAGTTCGTCGTCAACACCGAGATCCAGCGCTGGACGCTCGCGACGGGCGAGAGTATCTTCCGCGCGTACGACCGCGTCCACCCGTACTGGCCGTGGTTCTTCCTCGTCGCCGGGTTCGTCAGCCTCGGCTGGCCCGGGTGGGCCGCGAGCGCGGCGAAGATCGGTGCCGCCGGGCTCGCCCTCGGCCACTACCGGCTCCCCGGGGTCGGCGTCACCCTCGTCGGGTGGCGAACCCTCGGCGTCCTGCTTATGGCGTTCATCTGGCTGACGTACCAGCTCACGCCGCTCGTGTACAACGTCGTCGAGCGGTTCCAGATCGTCCTCGTCGCGCTCGCCATCGCGTTCGCGCTGCTGCTGTTCGTCGTGGTCGCCCCGACAGACGAACTCGCCGCGATCCCGACCGCCGCCGTCGGCGTCGGTACGCTCCCGCCGGATCGCGACATCGCGGTCTTCCTCGGCGGGCTCGCGTACGCGGGCGCGGGCGGGTACCTCAACCTCTCTCAGAGCCTCTGGGTTCGCGAGAAGGGGTACGGAATGGGTCGGTACCAGGGTCGCGTGAAGAACCCGCTCATCGGCGACGACCCCGAACCCGTCCAGCGCGACGGGTTCTTCTTCCGGCCGACGCGCACGAACGTCGCTCGCTGGCGCGAGTGGTGGCGCGTCGCCCGGCTCGAACACCTCCTGACGTTCGTGCTCGGGTTGCTCGTCGGCGCGACGGCGCTCATGGCCGTCGCGCGCGCGTTCGCGGCGGGGACGGACGCGAGCGGCGTCGACATGTGGCTCCTCCAGATCGCCCCCGCCGTGGGCGGCCTCGGGCGGGCGCTCATCTACGTCGTGCTCTTCCTCGCGCTCTTCACCACGGAGTTCGCCATCGTCGAGTCCTTCGTCCGGAACAGCGCCGACATCGTCTACGAGAGCTACGGCCGGACCGCCGGCTGGAGCCTCCCGCGGATCTTCTGGGTCCTGCTGACCGTCTTCGCGGGCTGGGGCGTCCTCATCCTCGTCCTGCCGGTCCCCGTCGAGGACCCGTTCAGCCTCCTCGTCGTCGGCGGGGCCATGTCGGGGCTGATGATGTGGCCGTACATCGTCCTGACGCAGGTGATCAACGTGACGCGCCTCCCCGAACCCGTCCGGCCGGGCTGGCCGCGCGTCGTCGCCATGTGGTGGGCGGCGGCCTTCTTCGGCTACTTCTCGGTCCTGCTGGTCGATCGGACTATCGCGGCGACCTTCGACACCGTCGCGTTCCACGCGAGCGTCACCGTCGTCGGCAGCGCACCCGGCGGGTACCTCCTCTGGCTCGCGTTCTCCCTCGTGCAGGGGTACACGGTGGTTCGCACCGCGGGACACAAGCTCCGGTCGCAGGGAACCGTCGACGGCGCGGCGGCGCGCGGACGCTCCCGGTGA
- a CDS encoding DUF7471 family protein, whose protein sequence is MRSQVWMHADPSADAALAFAAVLTLAALGSAALLGLGVAAFRRRQSRSYLLVALALAALLARSVVAGLSITGHVSTTDHHLVEHALDALMVALVVGAVYYARTVARQFDHDP, encoded by the coding sequence ATGAGATCGCAGGTGTGGATGCACGCCGATCCGTCGGCGGACGCGGCCCTCGCCTTCGCGGCGGTGCTCACGCTCGCGGCCCTCGGTTCGGCGGCGCTGCTCGGCCTCGGCGTCGCGGCGTTCCGCAGGCGGCAGTCGCGGTCGTACCTGCTCGTCGCCCTCGCGCTCGCCGCGCTGCTCGCGCGGTCGGTCGTCGCGGGGCTCTCGATCACCGGCCACGTCTCGACGACGGACCACCACCTCGTCGAGCACGCGCTCGACGCGCTGATGGTCGCCCTCGTCGTCGGCGCGGTCTACTACGCGCGGACGGTCGCTCGACAGTTCGATCACGATCCATGA
- a CDS encoding ArsR family transcriptional regulator → MASRPSDERERNESGQYADRIPARAALEVFEGRDDLARPLTATDVMEALDCSRRTAHNKLNDLVERDLLATRKIGARGRVWWIPMERSGDATGESRAAGAPREVTSEVDLPGTGETLADRRRALRTAYEYLREHPSAKKSDFLRDVFPENPAGYETAEGWWNAIQPALKDLPGVDPPKERGHIWHFLGG, encoded by the coding sequence ATGGCGAGTCGACCGTCGGACGAGCGGGAGAGAAACGAGTCCGGCCAGTACGCAGACCGGATCCCCGCTCGGGCCGCCCTGGAGGTCTTCGAGGGGCGCGACGATCTCGCGCGCCCCCTGACCGCGACGGATGTCATGGAGGCGCTCGACTGTTCGCGCCGGACGGCGCACAACAAACTCAACGACCTAGTCGAGCGCGACCTCCTGGCGACGCGGAAGATCGGCGCGCGGGGGCGCGTGTGGTGGATCCCGATGGAGCGCTCCGGCGACGCGACCGGGGAGTCGCGCGCCGCGGGCGCGCCGCGGGAGGTCACCAGCGAGGTCGACCTCCCCGGCACCGGCGAGACCCTCGCCGACCGGCGCAGAGCCCTCCGAACCGCCTACGAGTACCTGAGAGAACACCCGAGCGCGAAGAAGTCGGACTTCCTCCGCGACGTGTTCCCCGAGAACCCCGCCGGGTACGAGACGGCGGAGGGGTGGTGGAACGCGATCCAGCCCGCCCTCAAGGACCTCCCCGGCGTCGACCCGCCGAAGGAACGGGGGCACATCTGGCACTTCCTGGGCGGCTAG
- a CDS encoding methionyl-tRNA formyltransferase, translated as MRVVFLTNDEVGLACLDELIDLGADVRGVFTRPSADAAVDLPSFADRHDVPLYEVSVDAPEPRSRIDGCDPELLFAVGWSRLVDETILELASVAALGVHPAPLPRGRGHDPVAWSLIKGLEETALSLFHLAEDPTAGDLVGQRSIEIEPTDDAAALREKVVEAARASIRAHYPAFERGEVPRTPQDEDEATWWPKRDPRHGLVDWTRSPGEVHDWIRGLSRPHAGAFSYLHGRRVTLWAADPPSDERVFCAPGELLYRDGGALGVGAWEGVVELARVQVDGEDERPAATLLDREGVSFGDRFEAARDRLP; from the coding sequence ATGCGCGTAGTCTTCCTCACGAACGACGAGGTCGGCCTCGCCTGCCTCGACGAACTGATCGACCTCGGGGCGGACGTTCGAGGGGTGTTCACCCGGCCGTCCGCCGACGCCGCGGTCGACCTCCCGTCGTTCGCCGACCGCCACGACGTCCCGCTCTACGAGGTGAGCGTCGACGCGCCGGAACCGAGGTCGCGCATCGACGGGTGCGACCCCGAGTTGCTGTTCGCCGTGGGGTGGTCGCGCCTGGTCGACGAGACGATACTCGAACTGGCGTCCGTCGCCGCGCTCGGTGTGCACCCGGCCCCGCTCCCGCGCGGTCGGGGTCACGACCCCGTCGCGTGGAGTCTCATCAAGGGGCTGGAGGAGACGGCGCTCTCGCTGTTCCACCTCGCGGAGGACCCCACCGCGGGCGACCTCGTCGGCCAGCGGTCCATCGAGATCGAACCGACGGACGACGCGGCCGCGCTCCGCGAGAAGGTCGTCGAGGCCGCCCGGGCGTCGATCCGGGCGCACTACCCGGCCTTCGAACGCGGCGAGGTGCCGCGAACGCCGCAGGACGAGGACGAGGCGACCTGGTGGCCGAAGCGCGACCCGCGACACGGACTCGTCGACTGGACCCGCTCGCCGGGCGAGGTCCACGACTGGATCCGGGGGCTGAGTCGCCCCCACGCCGGCGCGTTCTCGTACCTGCACGGCCGGCGGGTGACGCTCTGGGCGGCGGACCCCCCGTCCGACGAGCGGGTGTTCTGCGCGCCCGGCGAGTTGCTCTACCGGGACGGCGGGGCACTCGGCGTCGGCGCGTGGGAGGGCGTCGTCGAACTCGCGCGCGTGCAGGTCGACGGCGAGGACGAACGCCCCGCCGCGACGCTGCTCGACCGCGAGGGCGTCTCCTTCGGGGACCGCTTCGAGGCCGCGCGCGACCGACTCCCGTAG
- a CDS encoding TetR/AcrR family transcriptional regulator, which translates to MTDETIDEIMGATYRALCKHGYASLRMQDIADESTKSKATLHYYYDSKHDLLCAFLDYLYDSFAERIAEPTGEDPIEELTALLDYLLTPRDENTHQQFQTAILEIKAQGPYDETFREKLTKFDRLMHDRIEGVLREGVESGHFAADVDPDCTAEFLVTVLNGARSRYVAVEYPLDGTRRMLWQYVESSLLADGNGREVVAE; encoded by the coding sequence ATGACCGACGAGACGATAGACGAGATCATGGGCGCGACCTACCGCGCGCTCTGCAAGCACGGCTACGCGTCCCTGCGGATGCAGGACATCGCGGACGAGTCGACGAAGAGCAAGGCGACGCTGCACTACTACTACGACAGCAAGCACGACCTGCTCTGTGCCTTCCTCGATTACCTGTACGACTCCTTCGCCGAGCGGATCGCGGAGCCGACGGGCGAGGACCCGATCGAGGAGCTGACGGCGCTGCTCGACTACCTCCTCACCCCGAGAGACGAGAACACCCACCAGCAGTTCCAGACGGCGATCCTCGAGATCAAGGCGCAGGGACCGTACGACGAGACGTTCCGCGAGAAGCTCACGAAGTTCGACCGCCTCATGCACGACCGCATCGAGGGGGTGCTGCGGGAGGGCGTCGAGTCGGGCCACTTCGCGGCGGACGTCGATCCCGATTGCACCGCCGAGTTCCTCGTGACCGTCCTCAACGGCGCGCGGAGCCGCTACGTCGCCGTCGAGTACCCCCTCGACGGAACGCGGCGCATGCTGTGGCAGTACGTCGAGTCGTCGCTGCTCGCCGACGGGAACGGACGGGAGGTCGTCGCGGAGTGA
- a CDS encoding inorganic phosphate transporter → MVVGLLIVGLFVAAFVGYNIGGSSTGVAFGPAVGSRIVGTVGAAALFTGFAFWGGWTVGRNVVETMSEGIVPASQFTLEASIAVLFFAGFALLISNLFGVPASTSMTAVGAIVGLGVATDTLDEAEMFVIVSAWIVAPLTAFWLGVIVGRYLYPHLDARFSFGRIESGLLRLDRSGTVPRPALGEDVTGRNVVGAALVLAISCYMAFSAGASNVANAVAPLVGNGAITIDEGIVLAIAAIGLGAFTIARRTLATIGEGITDLPILAALVVSVIGATIITVLSRLGIPASLAVSTTSCIIGLGWGRASRAVTVAEVATSAVQGGDGPDLSAGALVADAEGEVPPGPTVGDIATGEADPEPPIEREEAPSSVPPIGEEDAGELAGEDLFDPAATARIVVLWILSPTLSAVGSYLLFEFVLRTGA, encoded by the coding sequence ATGGTGGTCGGACTACTGATCGTCGGACTGTTCGTGGCCGCGTTCGTCGGATACAACATCGGCGGTTCCTCGACGGGGGTCGCCTTCGGTCCGGCGGTGGGAAGTCGGATCGTGGGTACGGTCGGCGCGGCGGCCCTGTTCACCGGCTTCGCGTTCTGGGGGGGCTGGACCGTCGGCCGGAACGTCGTCGAGACGATGAGCGAGGGGATCGTGCCGGCGAGCCAGTTCACCCTCGAAGCGAGCATCGCCGTGCTGTTCTTCGCCGGGTTCGCGCTGCTGATCTCGAACCTGTTCGGCGTCCCCGCCTCGACGTCGATGACCGCCGTCGGCGCGATCGTCGGTCTCGGGGTCGCGACCGACACGCTCGACGAAGCCGAGATGTTCGTCATCGTCTCGGCGTGGATCGTCGCCCCCCTCACGGCCTTCTGGCTCGGCGTGATCGTCGGACGGTACCTCTACCCGCACCTCGACGCTCGCTTCTCGTTCGGCCGCATCGAGAGCGGCCTGCTCAGGCTCGACCGATCGGGGACCGTGCCCCGCCCGGCGCTCGGCGAGGACGTGACCGGGCGTAACGTCGTCGGCGCGGCGCTCGTCCTCGCCATCTCCTGCTACATGGCGTTCTCGGCGGGGGCGTCGAACGTGGCGAACGCCGTCGCGCCGCTCGTGGGCAACGGGGCCATCACGATCGACGAGGGGATCGTCCTCGCGATCGCCGCCATCGGACTCGGCGCGTTCACCATCGCCCGCCGGACGCTCGCGACGATCGGGGAGGGGATCACCGACCTGCCGATCCTGGCGGCGCTCGTCGTCTCGGTCATCGGCGCGACCATCATCACGGTGCTCTCGCGGCTGGGCATCCCGGCGAGCCTCGCCGTCAGCACCACCTCGTGCATCATCGGACTCGGCTGGGGGCGCGCGAGTCGGGCCGTGACGGTTGCCGAGGTCGCGACCAGCGCGGTGCAGGGCGGGGACGGCCCCGACCTCTCGGCGGGCGCGCTCGTTGCCGACGCCGAGGGGGAGGTGCCGCCTGGACCCACCGTCGGCGACATCGCCACCGGCGAGGCGGACCCCGAACCGCCAATCGAGCGCGAGGAGGCCCCGTCGAGCGTCCCCCCGATCGGCGAGGAGGACGCCGGCGAACTCGCCGGCGAGGACCTGTTCGACCCGGCCGCGACGGCCCGCATCGTCGTGCTCTGGATCCTCTCGCCGACCCTCTCCGCGGTCGGCTCCTACCTCCTGTTCGAGTTCGTGCTGCGGACGGGGGCGTGA